The stretch of DNA TGGCCGATGCTGCCGAGGCTCTGGCGGTGCTGGAACAGGAAGCCCAGGCGAGCGCGGAGCTGGCGCAGGTGTCTCGATTCCCCGCCCCGGAACCCGTCGCCTTGGGAAAGCCTGGAGCGGGTTACCCCATGCCATGGTCGGTCCAGACATGGCTACCGGGGACGGTCGCCTTTGATGCCGACCCGAGCGGGTCGGATGCTTTTGCCGAGGACCTTGCGGCCTTCATCGCAGCCCTGCGGGAGGCCGAGACGCGGGGGCGGCTCTTCAGCGGCGAGGGTCGTGGCGGCGTTCTCGCTCACCACGACGATTGGATGGCGAAGTGCTTCGAGGAGAGCAAGGGGCTGCTCGACGTGCCCCGGTTGCGCCAAGTGTGGGGCCTCTTTCGGGAGTTGCCACGCACGGGTGTCGACGTGATGAGCCATGGTGACTTGATTCCCGGCAATGTACTG from Streptomyces sp. BA2 encodes:
- a CDS encoding aminoglycoside phosphotransferase family protein, encoding MTMHDDQVDVTTETVATLIEEQFPQWSGKAIQLLPSTGTVNAIFRIGNDLSARFPLRLADAAEALAVLEQEAQASAELAQVSRFPAPEPVALGKPGAGYPMPWSVQTWLPGTVAFDADPSGSDAFAEDLAAFIAALREAETRGRLFSGEGRGGVLAHHDDWMAKCFEESKGLLDVPRLRQVWGLFRELPRTGVDVMSHGDLIPGNVLVTGGRLSGVLDAGGFGPADPALDLVSAWHLLQPGPREVLRRILVCDELEWERGKAWAFQQAMGVVWYYVESNPTMSRMGRRTLDRILESME